The Pseudomonas bijieensis DNA window CGACGAGGTGCTGACGGTGCCTGGTCAAGATCCAGAAAGTCGTTATGTCACAAGTGCCTTTTGGTTGCGCTCACCTGGTTATACGAGGGTGTTGCTATGGGTAAATAAGACCTTGGGCGGGCGATTGATCATCGGCGCTCCGCTGGCAGTCATTTCACTTGTGGAAGCCGAGATAAAGGGGCTGTTTCATACTGGACGAAGCCATTGGCGGATGTGGGCTACGCATCTATCAAGTGTTGCCGTGTTGCTGGGACTGGTTGAGCAATACAGCGCCATCAGCGCGATCCAGTACATCTTCTTTGTTTCGCTTCCAGCGTTATCCATTGCAATGATCAGGTCGTTTTACGAGCATCGGCCGTCAGCGCTTCCAGAACACCGCACGGTTATCAATGAATCGTCAGGGCTATTGAGTTGGCTTTTTCTGAATCTCAACCTTCATCTGGTTCATCACGATCTTCCCGGTCTGCCCTGGTTTTACTTGCCACAGGTGTATAGGGCCAGGCGTGAACAATGGATAGCTCGAAACAATGGCTACGTCATTCATGGCTATTTCCAGTTATTGCATAGACATCTGCTCAGTCCAGTGGATTGTCCGCGCCATCCTGCCGAGCAATAAAAAATGAAAGCTAATCTAGGCGTTGGAAAATGATACGTTTTGAA harbors:
- a CDS encoding fatty acid desaturase is translated as MPNYLDEAHRAEIVKLNTTFTSQTEWPTWLLLVGFYLAWAFVVFYGDALGEVFTIVLLIPLVVLWMSIQHELIHGHPTRWPAINKALGYLPFAVWYPYDIYRDTHLAHHNDEVLTVPGQDPESRYVTSAFWLRSPGYTRVLLWVNKTLGGRLIIGAPLAVISLVEAEIKGLFHTGRSHWRMWATHLSSVAVLLGLVEQYSAISAIQYIFFVSLPALSIAMIRSFYEHRPSALPEHRTVINESSGLLSWLFLNLNLHLVHHDLPGLPWFYLPQVYRARREQWIARNNGYVIHGYFQLLHRHLLSPVDCPRHPAEQ